A window from Mus caroli chromosome 2, CAROLI_EIJ_v1.1, whole genome shotgun sequence encodes these proteins:
- the Rnf208 gene encoding RING finger protein 208: protein MPADPGPEVGSGWPGLLMSCLKGPHVILKMEAMKIVHPEKFPELPAATPCFPPAPRPTPTLAPKRAWPSDTEIIVNQACGGDMPTLEGASHTPPLPRRPRKGSSELGFPRVAPVDEVIVNQYVIRPGPTASAPSSSGPVIAGEPLECPTCGHTYNVTQRRPRVLSCLHSVCEQCLQILYESCPKYKFISCPTCHRETVLFTDYGLAALAVNTSILSRLPPEALTAPSGGQWGGESEGSCYQTFRQYCGAACTCHVRNPLSACSIM from the coding sequence ATGCCAGCTGACCCTGGGCCTGAGGTGGGCAGTGGATGGCCGGGCCTCCTCATGTCCTGCCTGAAAGGCCCCCATGTCATCCTCAAAATGGAGGCCATGAAGATTGTCCACCCTGAAAAGTTCCCTGAGCTCCCGGCGGCCACCCCCTGCTTCCCTCCTGCACCCAGGCCCACTCCCACTCTGGCACCCAAGCGTGCTTGGCCCTCAGACACAGAGATCATTGTCAACCAGGCATGTGGGGGGGACATGCCTACCTTGGAAGGAGCATCCCACACTCCACCCTTGCCAAGGCGGCCCCGCAAGGGCAGTTCTGAGTTGGGCTTCCCCCGGGTGGCACCAGTGGATGAGGTCATTGTAAATCAGTATGTGATTCGACCTGGCCCAACAGCCTCTGCACCTTCATCATCTGGGCCAGTGATAGCAGGTGAGCCCCTGGAGTGCCCCACCTGTGGGCACACATACAACGTCACTCAGCGGCGGCCCCGTGTGCTGTCTTGCCTGCACTCTGTGTGTGAGCAGTGCCTGCAGATTCTTTATGAGTCTTGCCCTAAGTACAAGTTCATCTCCTGTCCCACCTGCCACCGGGAGACTGTGCTCTTCACTGACTATGGCCTGGCTGCACTGGCTGTCAACACATCCATCCTGAGCCGCTTGCCACCTGAAGCCCTGACTGCCCCATCCGGTGGACAGTGGGGGGGTGAATCTGAAGGCAGCTGCTACCAGACCTTCCGGCAGTACTGTGGGGCTGCATGCACCTGCCATGTGCGGAACCCACTATCTGCCTGTTCCATCATGTAG
- the Cysrt1 gene encoding cysteine-rich tail protein 1, protein MDPHEMVVKNPYAHISIPRAHLRSDLGQQLEEVPSSSSSSETQPLPSGTCIPEPVGFLQTTEAPGPKGIKGIKGTAPEHGQQTWQSPCNPYSSGQRPSGLTYAGLPPVGRGDDIAHHCCCCPCCSCCHCPRFCRCHSCCVVS, encoded by the coding sequence ATGGACCCCCATGAGATGGTTGTGAAGAATCCATATGCCCACATCAGCATTCCTCGGGCTCACCTGCGCTCTGACCTGGGGCAGCAGTTAGAGGAGgttccttcttcatcttcctcctctgagaCTCAGCCTCTACCTTCAGGAACATGTATCCCAGAGCCAGTGGGCTTCTTACAAACTACTGAAGCCCCCGGGCCCAAAGGTATCAAGGGCATCAAGGGTACTGCTCCTGAGCACGGCCAGCAGACCTGGCAGTCACCCTGCAATCCCTATAGCAGTGGGCAACGTCCGTCGGGACTGACTTATGCTGGCCTGCCACCTGTAGGGCGTGGTGATGACATTGcccaccactgctgctgctgcccttgctgctcctgctgccactGTCCTCGCTTCTGCCGTTGTCACAGCTGTTGTGTCGTCTCCTAG
- the Rnf224 gene encoding RING finger protein 224: protein MLQPEGLYALEEGTALTASRNDCIICYSAYDLSVHLPRRLYCGHTFCQACMQRLDMPAHEQHWIPCPQCRQSTPMPRGGVTMLDLDLAAFLAVKAEREPSKIEPRSSVPLKVNTTIAQQPAGLYPTLRPQPHFPQPGCCCWGWGRLCWYPPGNPEV from the coding sequence ATGCTGCAGCCTGAAGGCCTCTATGCCTTGGAGGAGGGGACAGCCCTGACAGCCTCACGGAATGACTGCATCATCTGCTACTCTGCCTATGACCTCTCAGTACACTTGCCTCGACGTCTCTACTGTGGCCACACCTTCtgccaggcatgcatgcagcGGCTGGATATGCCAGCCCACGAACAACACTGGATCCCCTGTCCACAGTGCCGACAAAGTACCCCTATGCCCCGTGGAGGGGTGACCATGTTGGACCTGGACCTGGCTGCCTTCTTGGCAGTTAAAGCTGAACGGGAACCATCaaaaatagaacccaggtcctctgtccCCCTCAAAGTCAACACTACCATCGCTCAGCAGCCAGCTGGACTCTACCCCACCTTGCGCCCCCAACCCCACTTCCctcagcctggatgctgctgctGGGGTTGGGGAAGACTGTGCTGGTACCCCCCTGGGAACCCCGAAGTCTAA